The Vibrio gazogenes DNA segment TTGGCCTCAAAACGCAGCAGGGCGTGGAAGTTTTTATTCATATTGGTATGGATATGGCCAAACTGGAAGGGATACATTTTTCCGCTGCTTTGCAAAAAGGAACGCAAGTAAAACGCGGACAACCGATTATCTTTTTTGATCATGTGGCGGTTTCCGGGATGGGATATGATCTGGAAACAGTGGTGATTATCAAAAACTCAGCAGCGTTTGATGACGTAATATGCCATGCTCAAAAGGGCGATCCGATTGAACATGGCGCGATATTACTGACCATCCGGGACGAAAGTTGACGACTACAGTTGCAGTCGTTTTTTCAGTGAGGGATAGGCATTGGTTGCTTTGGCATAAAACAGCTTGAGCCCCGAACAAAGATAACTGAGCCCGGCTTCACCGTCCGGTGTGCGGATGAAGCGACTTTTCGGGCACTCTCCCCAGCATAAATTGAGGAAGAAACATTGATTACAATGTTTTGGCAGAGACTCAAATTTAGCAAAGCCAAATTTTTTCTGCGCTGCAGAGAACACCAAATCGCCTTGATGCGTGTGTTGAATATTGCCCAGCTTATATTCGGGATAGACGAAGTGGTCACACGAATAAATATCACCATTGTGTTCAATCGCAACGGCCTTACCGCAGACTTGAGCATTCACACATTTCTGTGGTCCGTGGTTGAACATGATTGAGATGACATTTTCAAATTGATCGACAAAGGTTCGGCCAAAATCACGCTGAAACCATTCATCCCAAATCGTACACAGAAAGTTACCCCAATCGATCGGATCGACACTCCAGTCGGTCACGACGGAGTCTTCATTGCCGGGTCTTGCTGCCGGAGAAGAAATTAAAGGGAGTTTATCCGGATCCCACTGTCCCGGTGCGACTGATTCAAAATCTTTGGTTTCGATACCGGGGATGAATTGAATGATGTTCGGTTTTACCTGATCCCGGAGGAAGCGATAAACGGCTAACGGTTGTTGTGCATTGTCCCGGTTCACCACACACAGTGCATTAAACGAAATGCCGTATTGGTGAAGCAGCGCCACTTTTTCCATGACTTTTGCATGTGTCGGCATTTTGGTTTTGGTGTAACGATAACGATCATGAAATTCTGCCGGACCGTCGATCGACAGACCGACAAGGAAATCATGTTCCTTTAAAAACTGACACCATTCATCATTCAGAAGCAGGCCATTGGTTTGTAAATCGTTATATACGATTTGATCCGGGCGCTTATATTTTTGTTGTATGCTGACCACCCGTTTGTAGAAGTCGAGCCCCGCGAGTGTCGGCTCTCCCCCTTGCCAGGTGAAATCGACACTGGGACCGGTATTGGCTTCCATGTATTGCCGGATATGAAGTTCCAGTAAGTCCGGGGCCATTCTGGGACGTTTGGACTGATTCAAGAGCTGCTCTTTATGCAGATAAAAGCAATACGTACAATCCAGATTACATAACGATCCTGTTGGTTTAACCATGTTGTGATAGCTGTAGTAATCATCATCACCGAGCTTTGGTAAGTGCAGGGAAGGCCCCGCTTGCGGTGACGGATCAACAATATTGATGGGGATGGTGTGGTCATTCATGACATGGCTCTCTGAATTATCGTTATCAAAAATGTGGATAAAAAAAACCTAAACAACTCAACACCCGCAATGGATGCTGACTTATTTAGGTTTTGCCTGATATGAACAGTAACAATCCTAGCTTTGTTCTCATCTTTATTGGCCGTGTCTTTGAGCATTTCATGCTAGCCAAGACGATATTGACAGACATGATGATTGGAGGACAGAGCCAGACTAAGAGCATAAACATACCCACCCGTAGATAGCAACATCTGTGACGAGGTAAACACTGTATTTGATCACAGATATCGTATTGCAGGCGTGTTTTTTGGGTTGTTTATCACATAAGGGTGGACGTGCTATTGGTGTGTTACACAGTATTGAGCATGTTTGGATATCAATCATGACCGGTCTGTATTTTGGCCTTAACCACCGATAGCTACGAGTATCATCCTCAATTTGCCGAAGTGCCGGTTCTGAGCACGCAAGAGCGAACCTTTCACGGCTATGAGCGAGCCAATGGCGATCGTCCAATCGTGCGAATTACATCTTGGTTTTTTTTGGGCCGTGTAGGAACAATACCCTTCGATACTGACTATTGTTCAGGTTAATTTCTATACTAATTGATCGAATTCACAACTCTCATCTGATCGTATTGACCAATAGAATAAGCAGAATTATGGTGTGGTTATTAATCAATGTATTATTAAATCCAAGGCAGTTGATCACCTTGGTCAGCCCATGAGGCTAAAAGGATTGTTATCGCGAAAGCGAGCAAAACCTGATTTCACTCATTCCGAAATAGTATTTGGTGAGTGGTCAGGTTTTTTTTATATATAAAATTCAGTTTTTCGTTATTTCTCGGGATTGTTACCACTGACAGGGCAAAACCCAGAGAGACCCAGCCGTATGGCATTTGGGGCTCTCTGGGTTTTTTTTATCAACATAAAAAATAATAAAATTCAACACGTGAAGGACTTACGATGAAAAAGAAAACGCTTACCATACTTATCCCATTGCTGCTTTCCTCGGCCGCATATGCAAAAAGTGACACCAATCCATGGGATTCAGACGTGGTCGAAAACTATCTGAATCCGAATAAAGGGGCTGAGATTAGCAAAATCAGTGATCCTGACAATAATTCGCGCTGGTATGCAACTGTACGTCTTAAAGGTAATGCTGAAATAGCTCGCGGTGATTCCGCTAAGAATCGCGAGAGTGCTTATTTACAGGGGAATCTACGTTTGCGTGGTAAAACCATGCTGACAAATGACGTGGGTTTTATTGGTGATTTCTGGCTCAAAGTGCAGGAAAACCACCGTAGAGTTGACGGTGTGACCGTCAGTAACTTTGAAGGTGATTTGGAAGATCGCGTTCTTTGGGAACAGTTCCGTTTTGGCTTTGAGTCGGACGAATACGGTGCACTGATGCTCGCTAAACATACGGCAACTTGGTCAGTATTTGCTACCGATATCGGTGTTCAGGGATTGTACGATACCCAGGGGGATGCGGGTGTTAAAAACTCGGACAAAATCATTTATAAAAACCAATTTGATAATAACCTCTTTTTAAATGCGAGTTACGACACTCAATCCTACATTATGGGGGTAGACCTTGGTTATCAGACGGCTGATTTCTATTCGTATGCCCCTGACTCATATGGTGTTTATGTTTCTGCACACAATGGTCAGCCGACGCTGGAAAATGGTGCCGGTAACTTTATTATGGGTAACGCAAACCCTAACGGAAAGGTGAACTCAGATTCCGGACGGCCTCGTAACAGTAAATCTGAATATACCTATAGTCTGGTGGGTTATAAACAATTTGGGTTTAAGCATAAAGTGGCGGCCAACATTTCATATTCTAAGATGGCCAGCAATGAGAGTGCGAGCCTGATTGAAAGCCGTGGTTATGCGACGAAAGGGCTTGGACTTTCAGGGACGGTCAGCTACCAGATGTTCCCGGACGGATTAACTGGTTTTTCTCCGGTCGTGACTGTTTCCCAGGATGAATTTGGGACCACGGCTGCGCCTGAACTCCAATACTTTATTAAACCTTACATGCGTGTTTGGGCTGCACACGTATTTAACTCAAGTGGTCAGGACGTTAGTAAAGTCGAGTTCCAATTTGATTTTTAAAGGTATGTAATTCGTTTAAAAGGACAGAATATGAAAACCAATCAACTCAGAGAAATGATCTCGCATCATTTTGGTAAAGCCAAAAATTCATCAGCGGATAAGCATCCATTGTGTGCGGGAATAAATGCGGTTGCCAAAAAACAGCTTTTTAATGTTTTTTCCGTGGTAGCACTGGCTTCGACGATGACGATACCAAATATGGTTGAGGCAGCGCAGGCACAAGCAAAAGAACAACAGCAGCCGAATGTGATCGTTATCCTGCTCGATGACGTCGGTTTCTCCGATATCGGCGCTTATGGTTCCGAGATAAAAACGCCAAATATTGATGCTTTGGCTGAAGCGGGGATTCGTTATAATCGTTTTGATACCAATGCCATGAGTGGGCCGACTCGTGCTTCGTTACTGACGGGGCGAAACGCGCAAACGGTTCATATGGAAGATCTACCGCCCAAACACATCCCCGGTCTTATGCCGGCTCCTGGTCCGGCTAAAGATGTGCCATTGGGGAGCGGCCCGGCCAACAGTGGTGAATTGCCTCTGAATGCCCAGACAGTGGCAGATGCTTTCCGTTCTGATGGTTATGCGACTTACGTCTTGGGGAAATGGCATCTGGCTCCAGAGTATGCAGAGGGGAACAAGTGGCGTGATCGTGAATTCTGGCCCTTGAAAAAAGGCTTCGATTATTACTATGGCTTTATCAGTGGTCACGCTGATCAATGGCATCCTAAGTTGATGGAAAATAACGATAAGATCCCAACACCCCAAATGCCGGGTTACCACTTGTCTGTGGATCTGACTGATCATGCTATCCATCTGATGGATGAGCACAATCCCAAACCGAAGTTCCTGTATTTCGCCCTAGGGGCTGCACACGCACCTTTGCATGTACCCAAATCATATATTAACGCGTACAAAGGTCAGTATGATATGGGCTGGGATAAACTGCGTGAGCAACGGTTTAAGCGTCAGAAAGCGCTTGGCATTATCCCGGCAAATACAGTACTGCCGAAACGGGAGAAAGGTGATCTGGCCTGGGCTTCTCTGACTGCTCAGCAAAAACGAGTCTATGCTCGGTTTATGGAAACGTATGCTGGCTTTCTCACCCATACGGATGAACAGATTGGTCGTCTGATTCAGCATTTGAAAGATACCGGTCAATACGACAATACGATGATTGTATTTGCGTCAGATAATGGTGCCGCTTCGGAAGGTACGCAGAAAGGGGGCTTCTATCAACCCTATATGGATAAAACGACGGTTGAACAAATGGATGCCGATCTGGATAAAGCGGGTGGTCCGGAAACTTATATGTTGTATCAGCGTCCTTGGGCATGGGCTGGTGCTACACCATTTCGTCGTTACAAATTGTGGCCATTTGCTGGTGGTGTGAGAACACCGCTTATCATCTCATGGCCTGGGCATGTGACTGATCCGGGGTCGATTCGCCATCAGTATGTCAATCTGATTGATTTGGGACCCACAATGCTTGAGGCTGCGGGGACCCAATTTGCTGATAAAGTCGATGGTGTTAAACAAATTCCGGTGGCAGGTAAATCAATGTTATCGACTTTGACCGACAAAAGTGCGAAAACCCGCAATGTTCAGTTTTTCGAAATGCGTGGTCAGCGTGCTATTACGAAGGGGAAATGGAAGGCAATTGCGATGCACAAACTCGGTACCGAATTTGCTGATGACCAATGGGCTCTGTTTGACACTGAAGCTGATTTTTCAGAGTCGAATAACCTCGCGAACAAGTATCCGAAAAAAGTGGCAGAGCTGAAAAAACTGTGGTGGTCAGAAGCCAACAAGTACAGTGATCCTGCAGTCATCAGGCCGTTTAAGTTGTTGTACCAGTTCAACCATATGGATGATGCATTCGGTGATTAATCCTCAAGCATAAAATATATGTCAAGCGAGTTTACCGGGGGAGCACCTCGGTAAACTCAGTATTTCAGGGATATTGTCCTGATATTGATGCAATCAATACGAGCAGATTCATTGCCCAACAATTTTCACGATGTATCAAGCTATATTGGTTTTAGAACGAGGATTGGTTTTAGAACGAGGCTTCAATTTAACAAACATCACCAGATTACCGGACAGAATCAGCACTAACCCCACCATGGCGGTTTCCGTCCAGATATAACCTTCAAATAGCGTCGATATCGATAAAGCAACTAACGGGAATAAGATGGTCGCATAAGCCGCCGCCCCGGTCCCGATACGCCCCACAAGAGCAAAGTAAGTACCAAAACCAATCACGCTACCAAAGATGGCCAAATAGAATAAAGCACTGATATAGCTCACCGTTGTTTCAAGGGTGAAATGCGTGCGGGTGACAACAATGATCAGTAACATGGTCAGCGCGCCATAGAGCATCGCATACGCATTGGTGGACAACACATCGAGCCCTCTTTTTTGATGGCGGGCACTGATAATATTACCGATCGAAAAGCCGTAGGTGCCCAGTAAGCACAAACCGATACCGGTCAGTGTTGCTGTATCAAAATCATTGGCTAATAACGTCTCCCAGAAGAGACAAATGATGCCGACAATACCGATAAAACTGGCAAAGGCGAGCCGATAGGTAATCCGCTGGCCGAGAAAGAGCACGCCATTGATTGCGTTAAACACAATCGCCATTGAGAATAAAACCGATTCTAACCCACTGTTGATATAGTGATTGGCGGCATAAAAACATAAGAAGTTAAAGCAGAAGACGCATAATCCTTGCAGCAGACAAAAGAGATGATCGCGTCGCCTGATGGATTGCAGTTTCCCTGAAAATTTCAAGATGCCAATCAATAAACAGGCAGCAATTGCAAAGCGATAAAAAACCGAAACCATCGCTGGTACTTCGCCTGTTTGTAGCGCAATCGCAAACCAAGTTGTCCCCCAGATGAGGACGGTCATGATATATAGTGAACCGTTGATCATATAATTGTATTCATCTTAACTGTTGTGGTGAGACCATTTTAACGGCGTTGTCATCATGGGGATTACAGCGGCTTGCTGATGATTTACATATTCTTGCGGATTTCTGCGGATGGTCTCGCCGGGATGGGTTTACTTGCCCTCATGATCCCCCATACACTAGAGGCTGTTGACCTTTCGTGATGGTTTTTACAGCAATTTGTCGCTCATTTATCCAGCGTTAGGTTTAAGGATTTTAAGGATGATATACCGGAGAAGATGAGCCATGTCTAAGCCGTACCGGATGATGGAATGTTTGCAGCAGTATCAGGCAGAGCAGTTAGATACCACGATTCTGGAGAATGGGATCGGGATGTCATCTTGGTATAATCAACATGCGCTCGTTGATGTCGATTCCCCGGATCACCATACATTGAGTTTATATATCAAGGATGGTTACCAGTCTTTCCTGAAAACCCCGCATGGCTGGCGTAACGGTGGGCGGCCTGATCGGCTGTGTTTAATGCCTAAAGATTACTCGTCTGTGTGGGATATTCGTGGGGCAATATCGTTTGTTCATTTCTATTTTACAGACCAGCATTTAAGCGATGTGGCGGAATCGGTCTGGGACAAGAGCCCATATGGGTTAAGTATTGATGAACGCATCTTTGCCGATGATCCGCAAATCACCACGCTATATCGACAATTTCTATTGAATCTGAGTTGGCATGATTCGGCTGACCGCTTAGCACTGAGTTCAGCGTCAACCTTGTTATTAACCCACTTAGTGCGCCACTACACCAATTTTAAATGGCATCCGCTCCCCGTCACTGGTGGGCTTGCGCCTTTCCAGCTTGCCAGAGTCAAAGGCTATATTGACGCGAATCTGAGTGCCAATATACAACTCTCGGATTTGGCGGCAGTCGCAAATTTAAGTGAATATCATTTTGCCCGGATGTTTAAACAGTCTGCCGGACTGACACCCCATCAATATGTGATGCAACAGCGCTTACTGTTGGCGAAAACACTGCTGAAGAAAACCGATCTATCTTTAGTCACCATCGCTTTACAGTGTGGTTTCAGTTCATCGGGGCACTTTTCCAATCGATTTAAACTTGCCAGCGGGTGTACCCCAAGCCAATATCGACAAAATTATATAACCCGGTAATCAAGACTGAAGCGTGGATTGCTCTGCCACCGGTCTGGTGTCGATGCCCCACGGAGGCAGGGCGTTTGAGCACGGGTGACTTAATAGTTGATGGTTTTCTTAACCGGTGACGTCTTGACCTGTGACAAGGTTGCCATCAGGGCGGAGAGCTCAGGCAACAGCTTGGCGTGGCTCGGCGTATCATCCTGATCCAGCCAAATCAGCTTACCAATGTTCATCGGTTGCGCTTTCCGGGCTAACGTTTCAAGTTCGGGCAAATATTCCGCACCGGGGTGGCCTTTGCGCCGATAGGGCAGACGCTGCTTATAACGTTCAACGACGGTCTCCGGCGACACTTGGTTCCACACTTCTATCACATGGTGAACATCGGATTGTTCGACATACTGGAGCAGTTCTTCTCTGGGGCGGAAACCAAACCAGGCATCAACCACGTAAACACATTCGTCCGGGGCCTGGGCTATCGTATTCCAAATCACTTGATAAGCGGCCTGACCGAGTTTGCGGTTGAGTTTGCGGTCCACATCGTGATACAGCCCCATAAACGGCTCTTTAATGGTATCGATCGACAGATAGGGACAGGTGAAATAGTCGGCAATTTGAGCTGCCGTCGTGCTTTTGCCTGAAGCTGGAATTCCATTAACAAGAATGACAGTTTTCATAGTAAATTCAGCACCTCTTCTTTCGTGGTCGCGTGTTTTAATTGCGCTCGCGTTTTTTCATCACTGAGTCGCTCAAAAATCGGTCGTAGTCCCTGTTCAATATGACTGTGACCATCTAAAGCACATAACATGATAATCAGATCAACCTCAGGACTTGATTGAATAGTAATCGGGTGTTTGAGTGTCACTAAACTAAAACCGAGCCGATTCACGCCGTCCTCGGGTCGCGCATGGGGCAGGGCAAACCGTTCGTCTTCGAATACGTAATAAGGGCCGGTTTCTTCAGTTGTTGCTTTAATCGCATTTAAATAAGAGAGATCAATAAATTGATGCTCTAACAGTGGACGGGCTGCAATATCGAGTGCATCTCGCCAGTCTTTCGCCTCCACTTGTAATTGGATCGCATCGGCTTCAACTAAAAGCTCTTTCAGCATAATGTTTCCTTCTCAGAAATTTTTTCGCGCCGTATTTCTCAGCTCATTCATTTTGTTAAACACATCGTTGACGCTATCTTTGTATGACGGAACTTGCGCATAAACTGAGGCTGCTTGGGTGTATTTCACCAACAGCATTTGCCGGAGTGCGACATCATCCGGTTGTGCGGCATAGCGCTCTTCCAGTTGCAGAATGTCTTGATGAATCGCATCGGCCTGACTTTGGGTGACCTGCTTGTCTGCATGACTATCTGTATGATTGGCGAATAACTTTTTCAAAAATTGCATACGTGCCCCCTCAATTGCCCCGCCGCAGCGGGGCTGTAAGCCATATCATTGATTTAAGAGAATAAGCGCATTTTTTCAGCGATGACCTCTCTGACTGCTTTGCGCGCCGGAATAAAGAACTTACGCACCGAGTCATCGACTTTACCGCTTGAGAACGTATCCTGGCAGTGTCTGACCCACTGAACATTCATCTCGGTGCCGACGTTGACTTTATCCATGCCGTGACGGATGACATAACGCATATCTTCATCACTGACCCCGGTGCCGCCATGGAGAACCAGTGATTTGTCTACGGCTTGATGGATCTCTGCCAGCAGTGCGTGCTGAATATTGGTTTTAGCCGTGTAGGAACCATGTACCGTCCCGATGCTAACCGCCAGCATATCGACATCCGCCTGACTGACAAACTCTGTGGCCTCTGACACTGAAGTAAAGGCGATATCACTCTCTGCGACGGCCTTACCATCTTCGGCACCACCAATGGCGCCTAATTCGGCCTCGACAGTGACATTGAACTGACGGGCGTAGTCAATAACGATATTGGTATTGGCGATATTTTCGCTGAGCGGCAAATGAGAGCCATCGTACATCACACTACTGAAACCACTGTCGATGGACTTTTTGATGTCATCGATATTGGAGCAGTGATCCAGATGTAAACAGGTCGGCACATCGTGTGCTTTCGCCAAAGCTTTGATGGAAGCCACCAGTAACTCACGACCTAAATACTCCGCAGTCCCGGTTGAAATTTGGAGCATCAATGGTGAATTGGTATCGAGTGCTGCTTCGAAATATGCGGGAAGCATTTCAATACAGTGGACGTTAAATGACCCCACCGCATGAAAACCACGCTGTTGTGCAATGGGCAAGAGTTGTTTGAAATTAAGCAGTTTCATTGGTGATATCCTTGTTATCTTCAGAGCGAGAAAGAGATTTGTTCACGAAATAGGTAATCGCGATGACAAACACGATGAACGTCACGACAAATCCCCAGTTGCCGTTAAAGGCGTTGCCGAGCAGCAGACCGGATGAAATGACATCGGAGTCACTGAAGGTCACACCGACAAATCCATAGGTTTCAAGTAATGGGATGAGGATTGCGGGCAAGAAGGTGATAAACAAACCGTGGACCACACCACCGATGATTGCGCCACGTCTGCCGCCCATCGCGTTACCGAAAATGCCAGCCGTACCACCGGCGAAGAAGTTGGTTAATAATCCCGGCAGAATCATGGCGAGTCCGAATACTGGGAACAGGAGCATCCCAATCACAGTGCCCACCGTGGTAGATAAGAAACCTAAGATGACGGCATTGGGGGCATAGGGAAACAGCACCGGACAATCTAACGCAGGTTTCGCATTCGGCACCAAACGCATCGCGATGCCCTGAAACGCAGGAACTAACTCTTGCAGCAATAAGCGGACCCCGGAGTACAGGACAAATACGCCGGCGACAAAAACCATCGCCTGCATGAACGCATACATTAGGTAATTCATTCCATTTGAGTATTTCGCAATGTATTCCGGACCAGCGGCTAATGCCGGGATGAGGTACATCGGGATCATCACGACAGCCATCGACAGATAGGTGTCATTCAAGAAAGAGAATGCTTTCGGCAGTTGGATGTCTTCGGTTGATTTGGAGTTTTTGCCGACTACTTTCGCCACTGCGGCTTGCACCATATAACCAATGGTACAGAAATGCCCCAGTGCGATACTGTCGTTGCCTGTAATACGCCGTACCACAGGTTGTGCAATAGCGGGCATTGCGACAGCCATAATGCCACCGAAGATCCCACCGGTCAGAATCAGGGGGAGTCCGGTTAGTCCGGCTTTATAGCCAATGACTGCGCCAATGGTACTCATCCATAGCAGCGCCTGACCGGTGAGAAATATATATTTCCATGGTGTGAATCGGGCAATCAGTATATTGGTGGCGAATATGACGATGAGCGTTAAAGCCACTTCACTGCCTAACTGTTTATTAGCAACACCGGCAATGGCGGCAACATCAGTAATATAGCCCGTCATCCCGAAGCCCGTAGTAAATATTTGGTTTAAAAAGGTGAGGGTTTCGACAATAATATTAATACCAGCCATCATGACTAAAAAGCCAAGCATGGTTTTAAATGTACCTTCAAAAATTTTACCGTAGGTTTTTTTCTGTAATATCAAACCGATCATGGCAATAAATGCAATCAGTATTGATGCCTGACCTAATAAGTCTTTTACAATAAATTCGAAAAAGGCGCTCATAATATGTGCTCCATTTTTAATCAGTAGGGTGCCATAGCTTAATTTTTAATTAAGCTATGTTTGGGGGTTATATCAATAAAATAAATAGAGAAATATTATTAATGATTAAAGAATTTATTTAATTTCTCTTCCATTTCATGACTGTCTGTAAATTTTTGGATAGTAATTATCTTTTCTGCATCCTCAGGAGAGGCGCTTGCTTTTATTGCGTCGGAGAATGAACTTGAGGTAATAATCGCATCAGGTTTTAATGCTAAAACTTCTGATACCGTTGTATGATTTAAACTAAAATCAATACCGAGTTTTTCCAGTATCGGTTTGGCTGTCATTTCTAACGCAAAACTAGAGCCCAAACCACAACCGCATACACACCATATATTATAAGTCATGAGTTAATCCTTCTTCATGTTCTACCTTTCATCACGTTATGTTTTCATATAATTTCTAATTGTTTTGCTAGTTTAAAATAGTGGCCTTCCTTATCAATTGTCCGGTTTTGCATTGTGTTGAGGTCCACCGGTATTGGTTTATTGCTGGCGTTGATGACAATGACTTTGTTTGCCATACCACTTTTTATACAACGTACGACTTCGCTGGCAGCAATCGTACCTTGATAAATCTCTTCCGTTGTCGGGTTGCCATTTCTTAAACCAAAACCTAATGTTGTTTTTCTGATTCGGATACCAATTAAAGGTTCTAGTTGTTCTGCAACCGTATCAATCGATCCTTGAAATCCCGGGGTATATTCATGGGTATAACTTTCGGCACATAAAATAATCACACTATTTTGAATCGCTAATTTATCTTTGACTCGGTTGGCTAATTCTTCAGTCGGAATCATATATTCAGGAATCAGTGCAAAGTCAGCATTCGATTTTATTGCCGACTGGAGTGTTAATTCCCCGCAATATGCACCAAGCACTTCAACCATAAATACCCGATTCGGCAGTGCCCGACCGGTATTCCTTAATTTTGTGACTTCATGTAATACTTCTTCACAGGCGGTTGAAAATCCAATCGTATATTCAGAGCCTTCTAGATCATTATCCACCGTCATGCCGACGCCAAAACAGTTCACCCCATATTGACTAAGTTTATGGAGAAACTTCATCGATCCGTCACCGCCAGCTAAAATAAGCACAGATATTTTTTCTTTCTTCAAACGACTCGCAATCAAATCATACTCTTTGGGATTTAAATATCGTTCTGAACGCCCCGATGAAATAATCGGCATTGAAGAAATCGAGTAATCAATCAAATCGCGATAGCTGATATCGATCTTGCTACCGTTCAGCAATCCGTAGATACCGCCATTAAAAATAGTGATATCCGCACCGGACAGTCTAGCCACCTGAAATATAAAGTTATTGATACCGGCGCCATCTCCGCCACTAATCACGATACCAATTTTCATAGGTTTCTCCTTATTTTGTTATGGTTTGATTATTAAACACTCAATAAGGCTATGTTGTGATCAAGATCGACAAAAATTAGATCAAAAAACAATCTATGAATAAAAGAGATCTCAATCACAGGGTTTTATTGTGAGTTAAATCACATAAATATTTTATTTGTTATTTAATTGTTAAAATTGGTGATGGGTGAATATAAGTAGAGTGAGAAGTGTATTTGATTCATGTGTGTCAGGTTGATCTATATCCAATCAATTTTTTACCTACGAATAGAAAGTGGAGGTCTTTGTACCTTAAAAACATTATTTCGACAGTAAACCTCATGTGTAACCCCAAGTGATATCAGGCTGTTAAGCTTAAATTTACCTTCATAATATGAACCATGGGCATATGGATAGTATTGATTACTTCAATAT contains these protein-coding regions:
- a CDS encoding anaerobic sulfatase maturase; this encodes MNDHTIPINIVDPSPQAGPSLHLPKLGDDDYYSYHNMVKPTGSLCNLDCTYCFYLHKEQLLNQSKRPRMAPDLLELHIRQYMEANTGPSVDFTWQGGEPTLAGLDFYKRVVSIQQKYKRPDQIVYNDLQTNGLLLNDEWCQFLKEHDFLVGLSIDGPAEFHDRYRYTKTKMPTHAKVMEKVALLHQYGISFNALCVVNRDNAQQPLAVYRFLRDQVKPNIIQFIPGIETKDFESVAPGQWDPDKLPLISSPAARPGNEDSVVTDWSVDPIDWGNFLCTIWDEWFQRDFGRTFVDQFENVISIMFNHGPQKCVNAQVCGKAVAIEHNGDIYSCDHFVYPEYKLGNIQHTHQGDLVFSAAQKKFGFAKFESLPKHCNQCFFLNLCWGECPKSRFIRTPDGEAGLSYLCSGLKLFYAKATNAYPSLKKRLQL
- a CDS encoding arylsulfatase, which encodes MKTNQLREMISHHFGKAKNSSADKHPLCAGINAVAKKQLFNVFSVVALASTMTIPNMVEAAQAQAKEQQQPNVIVILLDDVGFSDIGAYGSEIKTPNIDALAEAGIRYNRFDTNAMSGPTRASLLTGRNAQTVHMEDLPPKHIPGLMPAPGPAKDVPLGSGPANSGELPLNAQTVADAFRSDGYATYVLGKWHLAPEYAEGNKWRDREFWPLKKGFDYYYGFISGHADQWHPKLMENNDKIPTPQMPGYHLSVDLTDHAIHLMDEHNPKPKFLYFALGAAHAPLHVPKSYINAYKGQYDMGWDKLREQRFKRQKALGIIPANTVLPKREKGDLAWASLTAQQKRVYARFMETYAGFLTHTDEQIGRLIQHLKDTGQYDNTMIVFASDNGAASEGTQKGGFYQPYMDKTTVEQMDADLDKAGGPETYMLYQRPWAWAGATPFRRYKLWPFAGGVRTPLIISWPGHVTDPGSIRHQYVNLIDLGPTMLEAAGTQFADKVDGVKQIPVAGKSMLSTLTDKSAKTRNVQFFEMRGQRAITKGKWKAIAMHKLGTEFADDQWALFDTEADFSESNNLANKYPKKVAELKKLWWSEANKYSDPAVIRPFKLLYQFNHMDDAFGD
- a CDS encoding DMT family transporter, giving the protein MINGSLYIMTVLIWGTTWFAIALQTGEVPAMVSVFYRFAIAACLLIGILKFSGKLQSIRRRDHLFCLLQGLCVFCFNFLCFYAANHYINSGLESVLFSMAIVFNAINGVLFLGQRITYRLAFASFIGIVGIICLFWETLLANDFDTATLTGIGLCLLGTYGFSIGNIISARHQKRGLDVLSTNAYAMLYGALTMLLIIVVTRTHFTLETTVSYISALFYLAIFGSVIGFGTYFALVGRIGTGAAAYATILFPLVALSISTLFEGYIWTETAMVGLVLILSGNLVMFVKLKPRSKTNPRSKTNIA
- a CDS encoding AraC family transcriptional regulator; translated protein: MSKPYRMMECLQQYQAEQLDTTILENGIGMSSWYNQHALVDVDSPDHHTLSLYIKDGYQSFLKTPHGWRNGGRPDRLCLMPKDYSSVWDIRGAISFVHFYFTDQHLSDVAESVWDKSPYGLSIDERIFADDPQITTLYRQFLLNLSWHDSADRLALSSASTLLLTHLVRHYTNFKWHPLPVTGGLAPFQLARVKGYIDANLSANIQLSDLAAVANLSEYHFARMFKQSAGLTPHQYVMQQRLLLAKTLLKKTDLSLVTIALQCGFSSSGHFSNRFKLASGCTPSQYRQNYITR
- a CDS encoding AAA family ATPase — protein: MKTVILVNGIPASGKSTTAAQIADYFTCPYLSIDTIKEPFMGLYHDVDRKLNRKLGQAAYQVIWNTIAQAPDECVYVVDAWFGFRPREELLQYVEQSDVHHVIEVWNQVSPETVVERYKQRLPYRRKGHPGAEYLPELETLARKAQPMNIGKLIWLDQDDTPSHAKLLPELSALMATLSQVKTSPVKKTINY
- a CDS encoding PTS sugar transporter subunit IIA encodes the protein MLKELLVEADAIQLQVEAKDWRDALDIAARPLLEHQFIDLSYLNAIKATTEETGPYYVFEDERFALPHARPEDGVNRLGFSLVTLKHPITIQSSPEVDLIIMLCALDGHSHIEQGLRPIFERLSDEKTRAQLKHATTKEEVLNLL
- a CDS encoding class II fructose-bisphosphate aldolase, coding for MKLLNFKQLLPIAQQRGFHAVGSFNVHCIEMLPAYFEAALDTNSPLMLQISTGTAEYLGRELLVASIKALAKAHDVPTCLHLDHCSNIDDIKKSIDSGFSSVMYDGSHLPLSENIANTNIVIDYARQFNVTVEAELGAIGGAEDGKAVAESDIAFTSVSEATEFVSQADVDMLAVSIGTVHGSYTAKTNIQHALLAEIHQAVDKSLVLHGGTGVSDEDMRYVIRHGMDKVNVGTEMNVQWVRHCQDTFSSGKVDDSVRKFFIPARKAVREVIAEKMRLFS